One Halomonas sp. M4R1S46 genomic window carries:
- the hemF gene encoding oxygen-dependent coproporphyrinogen oxidase translates to MAHANLDDVKTYLLDLQDRLCEALAAEDGRAGFREDAWTREAGGGGRSRVIEHGAVFEKGGVNFSHVHGATLPPSATAARPELAGRGFHAVGVSWVLHPENPHVPTSHGNVRFLIAEKAGEEPVWWFGGGYDLTPFYPVREDVRHWHRVARDACAPFGDDVYPRYKAWCDDYFYLKHRDETRGVGGLFFDDLNEGGFARCFAFQQAVGDSFLDAYLPIVRRRRATAWGERERDFQLYRRGRYVEFNLVWDRGTLFGLQSGGRTESILMSMPPLVRWEYDWHPAPDSPEAELYEHYLAPRDWLGEDTE, encoded by the coding sequence GTGGCCCACGCCAATCTCGACGACGTCAAGACCTACCTGCTCGATCTCCAGGACCGCCTGTGCGAGGCCCTGGCCGCCGAGGACGGCCGTGCCGGCTTCCGCGAGGACGCCTGGACCCGCGAGGCGGGCGGCGGGGGGCGCTCCCGGGTGATCGAGCACGGCGCGGTGTTCGAGAAGGGCGGCGTCAACTTCTCCCATGTCCACGGCGCCACCCTGCCGCCCTCGGCTACCGCCGCCCGCCCGGAGCTGGCCGGTCGCGGCTTCCACGCGGTGGGCGTGTCCTGGGTGCTGCACCCCGAGAACCCTCATGTGCCCACCAGTCACGGCAACGTGCGCTTCCTGATCGCCGAGAAGGCCGGCGAGGAGCCGGTGTGGTGGTTCGGCGGCGGCTACGACCTGACGCCCTTCTATCCGGTGCGGGAGGACGTGCGCCACTGGCACCGGGTGGCCCGGGACGCCTGCGCGCCCTTCGGCGACGATGTCTACCCGCGCTACAAGGCCTGGTGCGACGACTACTTCTATCTCAAGCACCGCGACGAGACCCGCGGCGTGGGCGGGCTGTTCTTCGACGACCTCAACGAGGGCGGCTTCGCGCGCTGCTTCGCCTTCCAGCAGGCGGTCGGCGACAGCTTCCTCGACGCCTACCTGCCGATCGTCCGGCGCCGGCGCGCCACGGCCTGGGGCGAGCGCGAACGGGACTTCCAGCTCTACCGGCGGGGACGCTACGTGGAGTTCAACCTGGTCTGGGACCGTGGCACCCTGTTCGGCCTGCAGAGCGGCGGGCGCACCGAGTCGATCCTGATGTCGATGCCGCCGCTGGTCCGCTGGGAGTACGACTGGCACCCCGCGCCCGACAGCCCCGAGGCGGAACTCTACGAGCACTATCTGGCGCCCCGGGACTGGTTGGGGGAAGACACTGAATGA
- the def gene encoding peptide deformylase, whose protein sequence is MAKLPILEFPDERLRTKAVAVETVDDEVRQLVDDMLETMYDAQGIGLAATQVDVHRRVIVMDVSDDRSTPLVLINPTYTPIGDEREPMQEGCLSIPEYYAEVPRALKVQLKALGRDGLPYELEAEGLLAHCIQHECDHLEGVLFVDYLSPLKRDRVMKKMQKRHKLGQPA, encoded by the coding sequence ATGGCCAAACTCCCCATCCTCGAATTCCCCGACGAGCGGCTGCGCACCAAGGCGGTCGCCGTCGAGACGGTCGACGACGAGGTGCGCCAACTGGTCGACGACATGCTCGAGACCATGTACGACGCCCAAGGCATCGGCCTGGCCGCCACCCAGGTGGACGTGCACCGGCGCGTGATCGTGATGGACGTCAGCGACGATCGCAGCACCCCGCTGGTGCTGATCAACCCGACGTACACGCCCATCGGCGACGAGCGCGAGCCGATGCAGGAGGGCTGCCTGTCGATCCCCGAGTACTATGCCGAGGTGCCGCGTGCCCTGAAGGTGCAGCTCAAGGCGCTGGGCCGCGACGGCCTGCCCTATGAGCTGGAGGCCGAGGGCCTGCTGGCCCACTGCATCCAGCACGAGTGCGACCACCTGGAAGGCGTGCTGTTCGTCGACTACCTGTCGCCGCTCAAGCGCGACCGGGTGATGAAGAAGATGCAGAAGCGCCACAAGCTGGGCCAGCCCGCCTGA
- a CDS encoding LysM peptidoglycan-binding domain-containing protein: MRQTRRSKVMRRWLGALAAGLLVGPVQAQGLSWEDGLRDSAPDRYTVVRGDTLWDISGRFLQHPWQWPEVWQVNPQIENPHLIYPGDTVYLYDCGGRPCLGLERGQGVVRLSPEVRTVPHREAIAPLPLESVRHFLREHRVVTDPEQLDELAYVVAGDDGRLVSGAGDQFYARGRVDGGGRFGIYRVGEHYRDQTSGELLGLELESVGEARRLRQEDEIAVMEATSSREEIRSNDIILPLEDRALTTGFLPRAPEQPIDGRILAVPGGVRFIGRLQVVALDRGTRDGLAAGHVLAVEQRGELVDDPRTGEALRMPGEDAGLVMVFRPYEKMSYGLVMRATRTLAVGDRLHNPRASLGTALR, from the coding sequence ATGAGGCAGACGAGACGCAGCAAGGTCATGCGGCGCTGGCTGGGGGCGCTGGCGGCGGGGTTGCTGGTGGGCCCCGTGCAGGCCCAGGGCCTGTCCTGGGAGGATGGCCTGAGGGACAGTGCGCCGGACCGCTACACCGTGGTCAGGGGCGATACCCTGTGGGACATCTCCGGGCGCTTCCTGCAGCATCCCTGGCAGTGGCCGGAGGTCTGGCAGGTCAATCCGCAGATCGAGAACCCGCACCTGATCTATCCCGGCGACACCGTCTACCTCTACGACTGCGGCGGCCGGCCCTGCCTGGGCCTGGAGCGGGGCCAGGGGGTGGTCCGCCTCTCCCCGGAGGTGCGCACCGTTCCGCACCGCGAGGCCATCGCGCCCCTCCCGCTGGAGTCGGTGCGTCACTTCCTGCGCGAGCATCGGGTGGTCACTGATCCGGAGCAGCTGGACGAGCTGGCCTATGTGGTGGCCGGCGACGACGGCCGCCTGGTCAGCGGGGCCGGGGACCAGTTCTACGCCCGGGGCCGCGTGGACGGCGGCGGACGCTTCGGCATCTATCGCGTCGGCGAGCACTACCGCGACCAGACCAGCGGCGAGCTGCTCGGCCTCGAGCTGGAGAGTGTCGGCGAGGCCCGCCGGCTGCGCCAGGAAGACGAGATCGCGGTGATGGAGGCCACCAGTTCCCGGGAGGAGATCCGCAGCAACGACATCATCCTGCCGCTGGAAGACCGGGCCCTGACCACCGGGTTCCTGCCGCGGGCCCCGGAGCAGCCGATCGACGGTCGCATCCTGGCGGTGCCCGGCGGGGTGCGCTTCATCGGCCGGCTGCAGGTGGTGGCGCTGGACCGCGGCACCCGCGACGGCCTGGCGGCCGGGCACGTGCTGGCGGTGGAGCAGCGCGGCGAGCTGGTCGACGACCCGCGCACCGGCGAGGCCCTGCGGATGCCCGGCGAGGACGCCGGCCTGGTGATGGTCTTCCGGCCCTACGAGAAGATGAGCTACGGCCTGGTGATGCGGGCCACTCGCACCCTGGCCGTGGGGGACCGGCTGCACAACCCGCGCGCCTCGCTGGGCACGGCGCTGCGCTGA
- a CDS encoding TrkH family potassium uptake protein translates to MSLRMILRILGLLLMMFSLTMAPPILISLLFGDGMWEAFVVALAITVVTGAMMYLPNRHARRELRTRDGFLIAALFWSVLGLFGSLPLMLTGASALSPTDAVFESFSGLTTTGATVITGIDLLPEAILYYRQQLQWLGGMGIVVLAVAILPTLGVGGMALYRTEIPGPLKDSKLTPRITETAKALWYIYATLTVTCMLAYMAAGMNWFDALGHSFSTVAIGGFSTHDASIGYFDSAAIELVCVFFLVISAMSFSLHFLAWRQRSVAHYFQDPEARFLMLFLAGLVTITAISLWLTEIYETTLGLRHALFEVVSIATTAGFAVADFSIWPGALPFLLFVTAFVGGCSGSTGGGMKVIRIILILKQGMREVMRLIHPNAVITVKIGKVSVPDGIAQAVWGFFSAYVMLFFLMLVGVMATGVDQITAWSTVASALNNLGPALGEASAHYGDLPMLAKWILVVAMLLGRLEIFTVLVLFTPAFWRK, encoded by the coding sequence ATGAGCCTGCGCATGATCCTGCGTATCCTGGGTCTGCTGCTGATGATGTTCAGCCTGACCATGGCGCCCCCGATCCTGATCTCGCTGCTCTTCGGCGACGGCATGTGGGAGGCCTTCGTGGTGGCGCTGGCCATCACCGTGGTGACCGGGGCCATGATGTACCTGCCCAACCGCCATGCCCGCAGGGAACTGCGCACCCGCGACGGCTTCCTGATCGCGGCGCTGTTCTGGAGCGTGCTGGGGCTGTTCGGCTCGCTGCCACTGATGCTCACCGGCGCCTCGGCGCTGTCGCCCACCGACGCCGTCTTCGAGTCCTTCTCGGGACTGACCACCACCGGGGCCACGGTGATCACCGGCATCGACCTGTTGCCCGAGGCGATCCTCTACTATCGTCAGCAGCTGCAGTGGCTGGGTGGCATGGGGATCGTGGTACTGGCGGTGGCCATCCTACCGACGCTGGGCGTCGGCGGCATGGCCCTGTACCGCACCGAGATCCCGGGGCCGCTCAAGGACTCCAAGCTGACCCCGCGCATCACCGAGACCGCCAAGGCGCTGTGGTACATCTACGCCACCCTGACCGTGACCTGCATGCTGGCCTACATGGCCGCCGGCATGAACTGGTTCGACGCCCTGGGCCACAGCTTCTCCACCGTGGCCATCGGCGGCTTCTCGACCCACGACGCCAGCATCGGCTACTTCGACAGCGCCGCCATCGAGCTGGTCTGCGTGTTCTTCCTGGTCATCTCGGCGATGAGCTTCAGCCTGCATTTCCTGGCCTGGCGGCAGCGCAGCGTGGCCCACTACTTCCAGGACCCGGAGGCGCGCTTCTTGATGCTGTTCCTGGCGGGCCTGGTGACCATCACCGCGATCTCGCTGTGGCTCACCGAGATCTACGAGACCACCCTGGGGCTGCGCCATGCCCTGTTCGAGGTGGTCTCGATCGCCACCACCGCCGGCTTCGCCGTGGCCGACTTCTCGATCTGGCCCGGCGCCCTGCCCTTCCTGCTGTTCGTGACGGCCTTCGTCGGCGGCTGCTCGGGCTCCACCGGCGGCGGCATGAAGGTGATCCGCATCATTCTGATCCTCAAGCAGGGCATGCGCGAGGTGATGCGTCTGATCCACCCCAATGCGGTGATCACCGTGAAGATCGGCAAGGTCAGCGTGCCGGACGGCATCGCCCAGGCGGTCTGGGGGTTCTTCTCGGCCTACGTGATGCTGTTCTTCCTGATGCTGGTGGGCGTGATGGCCACCGGCGTCGACCAGATCACCGCCTGGTCCACCGTGGCCTCGGCGCTCAACAACCTGGGCCCCGCCCTGGGCGAGGCCAGCGCACATTACGGCGACCTGCCGATGCTGGCCAAGTGGATCCTGGTGGTGGCCATGCTGCTCGGCCGCCTGGAGATCTTCACCGTGCTGGTGCTGTTCACCCCGGCCTTCTGGCGCAAGTGA
- a CDS encoding L-threonylcarbamoyladenylate synthase, protein MTQATPLETTVAALRAGGVIAYPTEAVWGLGCDPDDEAALTRLLRLKARDPAKGVILVAADIGQFAPWLEGLPLGQHAPLAASWPGPTTWLVPDNGRALPLVRGAHDRVALRVSDHPLVAELCRAFGGPLVSTSANRAGEPPAMSAAEIHAIFGEELDAVLDGPLGGHDRPSTIRDLATGRVLRA, encoded by the coding sequence ATGACCCAGGCCACTCCCCTCGAGACCACCGTGGCCGCCCTGCGCGCGGGCGGCGTCATTGCCTATCCCACCGAAGCCGTCTGGGGCCTCGGCTGTGACCCGGACGACGAGGCGGCCCTGACCCGCCTGCTGCGCCTCAAGGCCCGCGACCCGGCCAAGGGCGTGATCCTGGTGGCCGCCGACATCGGCCAGTTCGCGCCCTGGCTGGAAGGACTGCCGCTGGGCCAGCATGCCCCCCTGGCGGCGAGCTGGCCCGGCCCCACCACCTGGCTGGTGCCCGACAACGGCCGCGCCCTGCCCCTGGTGCGCGGCGCCCATGACCGGGTGGCGTTGCGGGTCAGCGACCACCCGCTGGTCGCCGAGCTGTGCCGGGCCTTCGGCGGGCCGCTGGTGTCCACCTCGGCCAACCGCGCCGGCGAGCCCCCGGCGATGAGCGCCGCCGAGATTCATGCGATCTTCGGCGAGGAACTCGATGCCGTCCTCGATGGCCCCCTGGGCGGCCACGACCGCCCCAGCACCATCCGCGACCTGGCCACCGGCCGGGTGCTGCGCGCCTGA
- a CDS encoding dodecin, producing the protein MNHIYKHIELTGTSETGIEDAVQSALSKASESLHSMRWFEVTDTRGHIEHGRVVHWQVTLKVGFTLD; encoded by the coding sequence ATGAACCATATCTACAAGCACATCGAGCTGACCGGCACCTCCGAGACGGGCATCGAGGACGCGGTGCAGAGCGCCCTCAGCAAGGCCTCGGAGAGCCTGCACAGCATGCGCTGGTTCGAGGTCACCGACACCCGCGGCCATATCGAGCATGGCCGGGTGGTGCACTGGCAGGTGACGCTCAAGGTGGGCTTCACCCTCGACTGA
- the fmt gene encoding methionyl-tRNA formyltransferase, with protein sequence MSRPLRVIFAGTPDFAAESLASLLASPHHVVAVYTQPDRPAGRGRKLTPSPVKALALEHDLPVHQPASLRTPEAQAELADLDADLMVVVAYGLILPKAVLDTPRLGCLNVHASLLPRWRGAAPIQRAIEAGDAESGVTIMQMDEGLDTGDMLLVRRTPITATTTGGELHDTLAALGGQALGEALEALAGDGLVAEPQPEAGVTYAAKLTKAEAELDFRQPAEALAARIRAFNPWPVAWCALGEDRLRLLMAEAAPDAGDPEAPGTLLAPDPDALRIACGPGGDQVLRVTQAQLPGGKALDVRELLKARADRFPPGARLGTPDRETRA encoded by the coding sequence ATGTCCCGACCCCTGCGCGTCATCTTCGCCGGCACGCCCGACTTCGCCGCCGAGAGCCTGGCGTCACTGCTGGCGAGCCCCCACCACGTCGTCGCCGTCTACACCCAGCCCGACCGTCCCGCCGGGCGGGGCCGCAAGCTCACCCCCAGCCCCGTCAAGGCGCTGGCCCTGGAGCATGACCTGCCGGTCCACCAGCCCGCCTCGCTGCGCACGCCGGAGGCCCAGGCCGAGCTGGCCGACCTGGACGCCGACCTCATGGTGGTGGTGGCCTACGGCCTGATCCTGCCCAAGGCGGTGCTCGACACGCCGCGGCTGGGCTGCCTCAATGTCCACGCCTCCCTGCTGCCGCGCTGGCGCGGCGCGGCGCCCATCCAGCGGGCCATCGAGGCCGGCGACGCCGAGAGCGGCGTGACCATCATGCAGATGGACGAGGGCCTGGATACCGGCGACATGCTGCTGGTCCGGCGGACCCCCATCACCGCCACCACCACCGGCGGCGAACTCCATGACACCCTGGCCGCCCTCGGCGGCCAGGCGCTTGGCGAGGCCCTGGAGGCCCTGGCCGGTGATGGCCTGGTCGCCGAGCCCCAGCCGGAGGCCGGTGTCACCTACGCCGCCAAGCTGACCAAGGCCGAGGCCGAGCTCGACTTCCGCCAGCCCGCCGAGGCGCTCGCCGCCCGCATCCGCGCCTTCAATCCCTGGCCGGTGGCCTGGTGCGCGCTGGGCGAGGACCGCCTGCGCCTGCTGATGGCCGAGGCCGCCCCGGACGCGGGCGACCCCGAGGCCCCCGGCACCCTGCTCGCCCCCGACCCCGATGCCCTGCGTATCGCCTGCGGCCCCGGCGGCGACCAGGTGCTGCGCGTGACCCAGGCCCAGCTGCCGGGCGGCAAGGCCCTCGATGTTCGCGAGCTGCTCAAGGCCCGCGCGGACCGCTTCCCCCCGGGCGCCCGCCTGGGGACCCCGGACCGGGAGACCCGCGCATGA
- the rsmB gene encoding 16S rRNA (cytosine(967)-C(5))-methyltransferase RsmB has product MSQHAGRSKSLDNGLAVRAAAARALAPVITGKGSLNNLDEHKVVARDRSLFKELCFGTCRALPRLEALAATLLEKPFKARDADIQALLLVGIYQLLYLRIPAHAAVGETAGAARLLNKAWATRVLNGCLRRLQRESAALQAEVDKDPAVALLHPKWWLKAFRQAWPDDWRAICEANNRPGPMTLRVNRRHGDREMYRDRLDAPGISCRLCPHAPDGLTLDTPRDVTTLPGFQEGLVSVQDESAQLAAVLLGPVIAPRPGARVLDACCAPGGKTAHLLELFDIELQAIDSDDARLARVEDTLSRLGLSASLAHGDATQRDWWDGTPYDAILLDAPCSGSGVIRRHPDIKRLRRPSDIPRLAELQARLLDNLWPLLSPGGSLLYATCSVLPEENADQVQAFLERTPDAEVTTPTGLAWGRPAGAGRQLLPSLDSHDGFFYARLRKRAA; this is encoded by the coding sequence ATGAGCCAGCACGCCGGACGCTCCAAGTCCCTCGACAACGGCCTGGCGGTGCGCGCCGCCGCGGCCCGGGCGCTCGCCCCGGTGATCACCGGCAAGGGCTCGCTCAACAACCTCGACGAGCACAAGGTGGTGGCCCGGGACCGCAGCCTCTTCAAGGAGCTGTGCTTCGGTACCTGCCGGGCCCTGCCGCGGCTGGAAGCCCTGGCCGCGACGTTGCTGGAGAAGCCCTTCAAGGCCCGCGATGCCGACATCCAGGCCCTGCTGCTGGTCGGCATCTACCAGTTGCTCTACCTGCGCATCCCGGCCCATGCCGCGGTGGGCGAGACCGCCGGCGCCGCCCGCCTGCTCAACAAGGCCTGGGCCACCCGGGTGCTCAACGGCTGCCTGCGCCGCCTGCAGCGCGAATCCGCGGCGCTGCAGGCCGAGGTCGACAAGGACCCGGCCGTGGCCCTGCTCCACCCCAAGTGGTGGCTCAAGGCCTTCCGCCAGGCCTGGCCGGACGACTGGCGGGCCATCTGTGAGGCCAACAACCGCCCCGGCCCCATGACCCTGCGGGTCAACCGCCGCCACGGCGACCGCGAGATGTACCGCGACCGCCTCGATGCCCCCGGCATCAGCTGCCGGCTGTGCCCGCATGCGCCCGATGGCCTGACCCTGGACACGCCGCGGGACGTGACCACCCTGCCCGGCTTCCAGGAGGGCCTGGTCAGCGTCCAGGACGAGTCGGCCCAGCTCGCTGCGGTGCTGCTGGGGCCGGTGATCGCCCCGCGTCCCGGCGCCCGGGTGCTGGACGCCTGCTGCGCCCCCGGCGGCAAGACCGCCCACCTGCTCGAGCTGTTCGACATCGAGCTGCAGGCCATCGACAGCGACGACGCCCGCCTGGCCCGGGTCGAGGACACCCTGTCGCGGCTCGGCCTGAGTGCCTCCCTGGCCCACGGCGACGCTACCCAGCGCGACTGGTGGGACGGCACTCCCTACGACGCCATCCTGCTCGACGCCCCCTGCTCCGGCAGCGGCGTGATCCGCCGCCACCCGGACATCAAGCGCCTGCGCCGCCCCTCGGACATCCCGCGGCTGGCCGAGCTCCAGGCCCGCCTGCTCGACAACCTCTGGCCGCTGCTGTCGCCGGGCGGCTCCCTGCTCTATGCCACCTGCTCGGTGCTGCCCGAGGAGAACGCCGACCAGGTCCAGGCCTTCCTCGAGCGCACCCCCGACGCCGAGGTGACCACGCCCACGGGGCTCGCCTGGGGTCGGCCCGCCGGCGCCGGGCGCCAGCTGCTGCCGAGCCTCGACAGCCATGACGGCTTCTTCTATGCCAGACTGAGGAAGCGGGCCGCCTGA
- the dprA gene encoding DNA-processing protein DprA codes for MGLEAREWLLLSRLPGIGAAGLAELAERGPAWPEGWLAVLPAPAGRALRLWLDHPGRSPLGPGLEADLAWLDAAADRHLLHPDHPAWPTLLGQIADPPPVLWAWGDLQALAPPRLAMVGSRRPTREGLTNAAGFARELARQGWCVVSGMALGIDGAAQRAALEADGCSVAVLGCGADVVYPARHRDLHARLQASGGLLVTEHPPGTEARAAFFPRRNRIVTGLSLGVLVVEAAEQSGSLVSARLANEQGREVFALPGSIHNPQARGCLRLIRDGAALVRQVDDILDELVQWPGTRPAGEAVVTPAPAREDPLLGWLSDTPTPVDALVDLTGLGVTECQRRLLELELEGQARPALGGWVRLPTQRCP; via the coding sequence ATGGGGCTCGAGGCCAGGGAGTGGCTGCTGCTGTCGCGGCTGCCCGGCATCGGCGCGGCCGGGCTGGCCGAACTCGCCGAGCGGGGGCCGGCCTGGCCGGAGGGCTGGCTGGCGGTGCTGCCCGCGCCGGCCGGCCGTGCCCTGCGCCTGTGGCTCGACCATCCCGGGCGCAGCCCGCTGGGCCCGGGGCTCGAGGCCGACCTGGCCTGGCTCGACGCCGCGGCCGACCGCCACCTCCTGCATCCCGACCACCCCGCCTGGCCGACCCTGCTCGGCCAGATCGCCGACCCGCCGCCGGTGCTCTGGGCCTGGGGGGATCTCCAGGCCCTGGCGCCGCCGAGGCTGGCCATGGTCGGCTCGCGCCGGCCGACCCGGGAGGGCCTCACCAACGCCGCCGGCTTCGCCCGGGAACTCGCCAGGCAAGGCTGGTGCGTGGTCAGCGGCATGGCCCTGGGCATCGACGGCGCGGCCCAGCGGGCGGCCCTGGAGGCCGATGGCTGCAGCGTGGCGGTACTGGGCTGCGGGGCCGATGTGGTCTACCCGGCGCGCCATCGCGACCTCCACGCGCGGTTGCAGGCCAGCGGCGGCCTGCTGGTCACCGAGCATCCCCCCGGTACCGAGGCCCGGGCGGCGTTCTTCCCGCGGCGCAATCGCATCGTCACCGGCCTGTCGCTGGGCGTGCTGGTGGTCGAGGCCGCCGAGCAGAGCGGTTCGCTGGTCAGCGCCCGGCTGGCCAACGAGCAGGGCCGCGAGGTCTTCGCCCTGCCGGGATCCATCCACAACCCCCAGGCCCGGGGCTGCCTGCGGCTGATCCGCGACGGTGCGGCGCTGGTCCGCCAGGTGGACGATATCCTCGACGAGCTCGTGCAGTGGCCCGGTACCCGGCCGGCCGGCGAGGCAGTGGTCACGCCCGCCCCGGCTCGGGAGGACCCGCTGCTGGGCTGGCTCAGCGACACGCCCACGCCGGTGGACGCCCTGGTCGACCTCACCGGCCTCGGGGTCACGGAGTGCCAGCGACGGCTACTGGAGCTGGAGCTCGAGGGCCAGGCGCGGCCGGCCCTGGGCGGCTGGGTGCGCCTGCCGACGCAGCGGTGCCCGTGA
- the trkA gene encoding Trk system potassium transporter TrkA: MKIIILGAGQVGGTLAEHLAREENDITVVDTDGDRLRELHTRLDIRTVTGAGSYPMVLRQAGCEDADMLIAVTNSDEVNMIACQVAHTLFRTPTKIARVRATAYLTRKGLFAHEAVPIDVLISPEQVVTDHIRRLIEHPGALQVLEFAGGLVQLVAVKAFYGGPLVGQELGFLRRHMPSVDTRVAAIYRRNRPIIPRGDTVIEADDEVFFIAARRDIRAVMSELRRLERDFRRIIIVGGGNIGERLAEHLEHSHQVKIVEHSLDRCTQLSERLDRTVVLHGSATSKRLLEEENIEDCDIFCALTNDDEVNIMSSMLAKRMGAKKVLTLINNAAYVDLVQGGEIDIAISPQQATIGSLLTHVRRGDIVNVHSLRRGAAEAIEAIAHGDTQSSKVVGRAIGDIDLPNGTTIGAIVRGKEVLIAHDDVVVESGDHVILFVIDKRRIRDVERLFQVGLTFF; this comes from the coding sequence ATGAAGATCATCATCCTCGGCGCCGGCCAGGTCGGTGGGACCCTGGCCGAACACCTGGCCCGCGAAGAGAACGACATCACGGTGGTGGACACCGACGGCGATCGGCTGCGCGAGCTGCACACCCGGCTCGACATCCGCACCGTGACCGGCGCCGGTTCCTACCCCATGGTGCTGCGCCAGGCCGGCTGCGAGGACGCCGACATGCTGATCGCGGTGACCAACTCCGACGAGGTCAACATGATCGCCTGTCAGGTGGCCCATACGCTGTTCCGCACCCCGACCAAGATCGCCCGGGTCCGTGCCACCGCCTACCTGACCCGCAAGGGGCTGTTCGCCCACGAGGCGGTGCCCATCGACGTGCTGATCAGTCCCGAGCAGGTGGTCACCGATCATATCCGCCGGCTGATCGAGCACCCCGGCGCCCTGCAGGTGCTGGAGTTCGCCGGCGGCCTGGTGCAGCTGGTGGCGGTGAAGGCCTTCTACGGCGGCCCGCTGGTGGGTCAGGAACTGGGCTTCCTGCGCCGGCACATGCCCAGCGTCGATACCCGGGTGGCCGCCATCTACCGCCGCAACCGGCCGATCATCCCCCGCGGCGACACCGTCATCGAGGCCGATGACGAGGTGTTCTTCATTGCCGCCCGGCGTGACATCCGCGCGGTGATGAGCGAGCTCCGGCGCCTGGAGCGGGACTTCCGGCGGATCATCATCGTCGGCGGCGGCAACATCGGCGAGCGCCTCGCCGAGCACCTCGAACACAGCCACCAGGTGAAGATCGTCGAGCACAGCCTCGACCGCTGCACCCAGCTCTCCGAGCGCCTCGACCGCACCGTGGTGCTCCACGGCAGCGCCACCAGCAAGCGCCTGCTGGAGGAGGAGAACATCGAGGACTGCGACATCTTCTGCGCGCTGACCAACGACGACGAGGTCAACATCATGTCGTCGATGCTGGCCAAGCGCATGGGCGCCAAGAAGGTACTGACGCTGATCAACAACGCCGCCTACGTGGACCTGGTCCAGGGCGGCGAGATCGACATCGCCATCTCGCCCCAGCAGGCCACCATCGGCAGCCTGCTGACCCACGTGCGCCGCGGCGACATCGTCAACGTCCACTCGCTGCGCCGCGGCGCCGCCGAGGCCATCGAGGCCATCGCCCACGGCGACACCCAGTCCTCCAAGGTGGTGGGCCGGGCCATCGGCGATATCGACCTGCCCAACGGCACCACCATCGGTGCCATCGTGCGCGGCAAGGAGGTGCTGATCGCCCATGACGACGTGGTGGTCGAGTCGGGTGACCACGTGATCCTGTTCGTCATCGACAAGCGCCGCATCCGCGACGTGGAACGGCTGTTCCAGGTCGGCCTGACCTTCTTCTGA